ATCGCATGACGTTGCGCCGCAGTTCGCGTAGTGCCAGAAGTAGCGCATTGATTAGCATGGCACGGCCTCCCGATGCTGGTGGTCATTCTCGATGACCCCATCTTTGAAGTGCACGGTCCTCCGCGCGAACTTGGCCATGTCGGGCTCGTGCGTCACCATGACGATGGTGATTCCCTGCTCGGCGTTGAGCGCGGTGAGAAGCTCCATGATCTCGATGCTGCGCTTGGAGTCCAGGTTTCCGGTGGGTTCGTCCGCAAGCAACACGAGCGGTTCGGTAATGAGCGCGCGCGCGATCGCAACACGCTGCTGCTGACCTCCGGAGAGCTCGCTTGGCGTGTGATGTTCCCACCCGGTCAGGCCGACTTGCGCCATGGTTTGCAGGGCGCGCCGATGCCGAGTCAGCGCTTTCTCGCCGCGGTAGATCAACGGAAGCTCCACGTTTTCCAACGCGGATGTTCGATGCAGCAGGTTGAATCCCTGAAACACAAAACCGAGATAATGCCTGCGCAACAACGCGCGCTGGTTGCGTGACAGCTTGCCCACCTCCACGCCGCAAAACCGGTACGATCCCCCGGTCGGTGTGTCGAGGCAGCCAAGTATGTTCATGCAGGTGCTCTTACCTGACCCGCTGGGCCCCATGACCGCCACGAACTCGCCGCGGTAGATGTCGAGATCTACTCCGCCCAGCGCGTCGACAGTGGCCGTGCCCATACCGTACGTCCTGGTGACACCGCGCAATTCGATAATGGGCGCGTCGTTGCTTAGGTCTGACTCGTCGGCGTTCATGACACATTCCCCGGCATATCGGTGACCAGTTCCGTGCCCGGCTCCAGCCTTCCTTCGACCACTTCCGTATGAACGCCGTCGCTCAGTCCCTTCTTGATCTCAACCGATGTCAATTGACCGTCGCGTACGAAATACACGAGTTGCTCCGTGCCTTTCGTGCTGGGGTCTTCACTAACCGTCTTTTCGCTCTGAGGAGGATGCGGGAGAATCTTGCTAAGGATACTGCCGCCCGAGTCTTCCTGCTCTTCGACTACCGGCGGCGCAAATCGCAATGCGGCATTGGGCACAAGCACGGCGTCGTCGCGCTTGTCGACCGTGATGACCGCAGTCGCCGTCATGCCGGGGCGCAGGGAAAGGTCGGAGTTGTCCACCTCCAAGACCGCCTTGTACGTCACAACGCCGTCCACCGTCTCCGAACCATATCGCACTTGAGCCGTGCGCGCGGGAAACTTCTTATCCGGATAGGCGTCGACCGTGAACGTGGCTTCCTGGCCTTCTTTCACTTTGCCAACGTCCGCCTCGTCCACATCCACCTGCAGCTCCATTTTCGCGAGGTCTTCGGCGAGGGTGAACAGAACGGGCGATTCGAACTGCGCCGCCACGGTCTGTCCGGGTTCAACCGACTTCGTCAATACAACGCCATCGATCGGAGAGTGGACCACGGCTTTGCCAAGATCCGAGCGATTCGCGTCCAGCGTGGCTTGCGACTGCGCGACGGAAGCCTTTGCGCTTTCCTCGTCGGCCTTTGCGCGCGCCAGCGTCGCCTTCTGCGAATCGATCTCGTACTGCGAAGGCATCTTTCCTTCGCTTAACCGGCGGACTTCCTCCAGGCGCGCCATCTGCGCTTGCGCTTCCTGAACCGTGGCCTGGGCCTGAAGCAGCTTTGCCTTTGCCGACTTCAGCGCCGATTCCGACTGCAACGTCTGCGCTTCCAGTTTCGAGGTGTCCAGGCGCGCCAGCACTTGGCCTACTTTCACCAGGTCGTTGTAATCCACTTCGACCGATTCGATGGTGCCCGAGACTTCGATGCCGACTTCCACTTCCTTGATCGGTTCCAAGGTGCCCGTGGCACTAACGGTCATCACGATCTTGCCGCGCGTAACCGGCTGCGTTTCGTACTGCACAACTTCTTTGCCGTTGCTATTGAACAGCGGGACCGAGGCCCCTGCGGCTGCCGCCAGTATCACAAGCCAGATCACAAAGCGGCGTAACCGGTGCTTGCGTCCGTGCGCGCCCACGCCCAGCGTCTTGGCGACTTCCGCGGTCTTGATGCTATTGGGATTGCTCATCGTCTGTTTCCAATTCAGTTCGAGTTGACTCTAATGGAAGGTGTCCCTTTTCCGCGTGAGCATTACTCCTTTGGCGAATGGCCTCGATTCCTGCTAGCGAAAAGCGATGGATGTGCTCGGCTAGGGAGTCCAAGTCTGCCGCGCTGAAATTCAACATATGCCTATGCTTGTCGTCTTGCGGACCGTACGCACCTATCAGGCACTGGCCCACGACGCACATTCCGCACCATTCCAGGTCTCGTGCGGAGGCACCGGGACCCAGAAGCAGTTGAAGGATCCCGCTAATGTGGACGGCGACGCTGGCAAGATGCCGCTCCATGAGATCGTCCAGGAGGCCCGTGGACGCGAACATCTCGGCCATCCGGATGTGGTGAAGTTGCATAAGTTCTTCCTGGTCAAAGACCCGGCCAAGAAACGCATGGATAAACGCGTAGAGGCGCACTTCCGGGGCTGCGTCCTCGGAAAGGCCTTCTCCAAAGGGATAAAGGACTTCTGAGCGTTCTGACAGATGCTCAAAGACCGCCCGGTACAGGTTCTCCTTGGTGCCGAAGTAGTAATTGATGGCTGCCACATTTGCCCCGGCCCGGCTGCAGATATCCGCATGCGTCGCATCACGGAAACCCTTCTCACCAAATACTTTACATGCCTCTTCAAGGATGCGCTGGCGTGTCTCCAATCCCTTCGTTCGTTCGGTCATAGTGCTTGAATTCCCTATTTAGAATATTCATTTTAAATGACTATTTGAATTCTATCCGGGTTTCAGAATTCTGTCAAATCGGTGGGGAGCACCAGCGATACGAACTGCATCGTCTAGAACAGAATGGGTTATCCGCAAAAGAAGTAATGACTTCCGGAGGTCGGTTGCCCGGTGTTGATGTGCTCGCGTGGTACAAGGCCAGGGATTGAAACGGGGGACGTCTCACTGTAGCATCGGAGTTCGTCAATCCACGGGATAAGGGGAGAAGAAGAATGAAGTTCCGTTACTGCGCACACGCGCTTCAGCTCGCGCTTTTTGTTGTCCTCAACGTTCTCGCACAGGCCGAAAATGCCGTGGGTGTCGTCTACAACGACGCAAACGCCAACGGCATTCGCGACGCCTCCGAGAAGGGGATTGCTGGGGTGCTCGTATCAAACGGGGTAGACATCGTCGCCACGGACAAGACGGGCAACTATGCGATTACGGTGACGGATGAGACAAACGTGTTTGTCATTAAACCCAAGGGATGGATGACGCCGCTTCGTCCTGGCACGAACGTCCCCAGTTTCTATTACATTCACAAGCCCAAAGGCACCCCGGCGATGAAGTATGCCGGTGTTGACCCTACGGGGGCATTGCCAGCGTCCATCGACTTTCCGCTGCGCAAACAGCGCGAGCCCAACCGCTTCCGGGTGCTGTGTTTCGGGGACACGCAGACGCGCAACGTCGAGGAAGTTCAGTTTCTTGCTCATGACGTATTGGAAGAGTTGCAGGACACGGACGCGAAGTTTGGCATCACGCTCGGCGACAACGTGTTTAACGACTTGTCGGTGTTTGAGCCGCTCATTGAGACGATGAGCAGCATCAAAATCCCGTGGCGGTACGTGCCGGGCAACCACGACCACAATCACGATGCGCCCACGCAGGCCAGCACCGATGACTCCATGGAACGGTTCATCGGACCCGCCTATTACTCCTTCAACTACGGCGCCGTGCACTTCGTTGTGCTCGACGACATCCGCCAGCAAATCGGAAAGGAAGACTATTCGGGTGGCCTCGGCGAGCAGCAGATGACGTTTGTGAAGAACGACCTGGCACATGTCGATCCCAAACAACTGGTCGTTCTTCTGATGCACATTCCCATTACCGAGATTAAGGATCAGCG
Above is a genomic segment from Candidatus Hydrogenedentota bacterium containing:
- a CDS encoding calcineurin-like phosphoesterase family protein → MKFRYCAHALQLALFVVLNVLAQAENAVGVVYNDANANGIRDASEKGIAGVLVSNGVDIVATDKTGNYAITVTDETNVFVIKPKGWMTPLRPGTNVPSFYYIHKPKGTPAMKYAGVDPTGALPASIDFPLRKQREPNRFRVLCFGDTQTRNVEEVQFLAHDVLEELQDTDAKFGITLGDNVFNDLSVFEPLIETMSSIKIPWRYVPGNHDHNHDAPTQASTDDSMERFIGPAYYSFNYGAVHFVVLDDIRQQIGKEDYSGGLGEQQMTFVKNDLAHVDPKQLVVLLMHIPITEIKDQRDLYALLKDFPHTFSLSAHTHVQWHKFVGKESGWMQDTPHHHLNMGTACGSWWGGNFDEVGIPTTEMADGGPNNYAYIAFEGNTYEVEFKIPRRPADYQMNIWMPERIAAADTAKATVVANVFAGSSKSRVAMRLDDAKDWTPMTQYTDKDPYYLQMLARQDAFMAKLAELTGGKADDKDFQRKARQDFAASLRGMPKPDDTDHLWKANLPAGLASGAHTLTVETTDMFGRTYRAKRVFVVN
- a CDS encoding CerR family C-terminal domain-containing protein, giving the protein MTERTKGLETRQRILEEACKVFGEKGFRDATHADICSRAGANVAAINYYFGTKENLYRAVFEHLSERSEVLYPFGEGLSEDAAPEVRLYAFIHAFLGRVFDQEELMQLHHIRMAEMFASTGLLDDLMERHLASVAVHISGILQLLLGPGASARDLEWCGMCVVGQCLIGAYGPQDDKHRHMLNFSAADLDSLAEHIHRFSLAGIEAIRQRSNAHAEKGHLPLESTRTELETDDEQSQ
- a CDS encoding ABC transporter ATP-binding protein — encoded protein: MNADESDLSNDAPIIELRGVTRTYGMGTATVDALGGVDLDIYRGEFVAVMGPSGSGKSTCMNILGCLDTPTGGSYRFCGVEVGKLSRNQRALLRRHYLGFVFQGFNLLHRTSALENVELPLIYRGEKALTRHRRALQTMAQVGLTGWEHHTPSELSGGQQQRVAIARALITEPLVLLADEPTGNLDSKRSIEIMELLTALNAEQGITIVMVTHEPDMAKFARRTVHFKDGVIENDHQHREAVPC
- a CDS encoding efflux RND transporter periplasmic adaptor subunit encodes the protein MSNPNSIKTAEVAKTLGVGAHGRKHRLRRFVIWLVILAAAAGASVPLFNSNGKEVVQYETQPVTRGKIVMTVSATGTLEPIKEVEVGIEVSGTIESVEVDYNDLVKVGQVLARLDTSKLEAQTLQSESALKSAKAKLLQAQATVQEAQAQMARLEEVRRLSEGKMPSQYEIDSQKATLARAKADEESAKASVAQSQATLDANRSDLGKAVVHSPIDGVVLTKSVEPGQTVAAQFESPVLFTLAEDLAKMELQVDVDEADVGKVKEGQEATFTVDAYPDKKFPARTAQVRYGSETVDGVVTYKAVLEVDNSDLSLRPGMTATAVITVDKRDDAVLVPNAALRFAPPVVEEQEDSGGSILSKILPHPPQSEKTVSEDPSTKGTEQLVYFVRDGQLTSVEIKKGLSDGVHTEVVEGRLEPGTELVTDMPGNVS